The following are encoded together in the Lepidochelys kempii isolate rLepKem1 chromosome 7, rLepKem1.hap2, whole genome shotgun sequence genome:
- the VGLL4 gene encoding transcription cofactor vestigial-like protein 4 isoform X1, with product MLMMRNPGVKCSHRIFPGDHASTHQVILSMEQWRGVLGEEAVQSQLRSSRRNYDTFGHIQRHMMERGHYKDALRRIKVKELRNAYRKAREANRCSGAAPGSCRFYKELDAILGGDPTSTPSTNMDTSQPSSTRREEEEEQQSRSKGAEAEEDTPESLDACSQELFSSQEEGSQLWRLVLGEGQIPEEVPAATLRSQPSVLSPVKRLQRIRKRPRRSKEDMLHEVMQHSSNENRKVQEWQDSERRICQQNEDRRHKSAELWQQSTDRLISKMECQADSIQALVAMQAKHCPSPPAALVPKLFPLCPHVTSNPLFPTSGFLPPPAASNTCSFTTQP from the exons ccaggcgtgaaGTGCTCTCatcgaatctttccaggtgaccatgcttccacgcaccaggtgatcctcagtatggagcaatggcgaggtgttttgggggaggaagctgtccagtctcagctgcgctccagccgaaggaattacgataccttcgggcacATACAAAGGCACATGATGGAACGGGGCCATTACAAGGATGCACTgcgcaggattaaagtgaaggagctgcggaatgcctaccgcaaagcccgcgaggcaaaccgctgctccggtgctgcccctgggtcctgccgtttctacaaagagctggacgcgatacttgggggcgaccccacctccactcccagTACCAACATGGACACTTCacagcccagttcaacaaggagggaggaggaagaggagcagcaaagcaggagcaagggcgctgaggcggaggaagacactccggaatccctagatgcatgcagccaggagctgttctcaagccaggaggaaggtagccagttgtggaggctggtgcttggggaaggacaaataccagaggaggttcccg ctgcaaccttgagatctcagccgtccgtgttatcaccggtcaaaagactccaaagaatcagaaagaggccacgtagaagcaaggaagacatgttgcatgaagtaatgcagcattcaagtaatgaaaatcgaaaagtgcaggagtggcaggacagtgaaaggaggatctgccagcagaatgaggaccGCCGGCACAAAAGTGCGGAGCTCTGGCAGCAAAGtacggatcggctgataagcaaaatggagtgccaagcggactcgatccaggcactcgtagccatgcaggcgaaGCACTGCCcgagcccccctgcagcccttgtcccaaaactctttcccttgtgcccccatgtcacctccaacccacttttcccaacatccgggttcttaccgccaccagctgcctccaacacctgtagcttcaccacccagccctga